The Novosphingobium kaempferiae genome includes a window with the following:
- a CDS encoding alpha/beta fold hydrolase, producing the protein MATASENGIHLWYETKGEGPPVMLVGGFALIDSQWEYVVDDLAAKYTVVNWAFRGSGKSDWTMACPPTVDQYAEDMRIVMDAAGIEKTAIWATSTGAPVALRFAAKYPERVTALCTYPWFKSDDTWRGIMDAAYYVGRNFGVDHMSRLFAGAVFPADLLYEPGGIAYEVWAKKRYIENVNPNTLKWVIEAYKEVDLTGDVKRLECPTMLLMGNDSAQNTREEMKEVSYDYLVGSFLELKPDCEVATIENAGSTYCMITSADKCSAAAIEFFDRVVPR; encoded by the coding sequence ATGGCGACGGCAAGCGAGAACGGCATTCATCTCTGGTACGAGACCAAGGGCGAAGGCCCGCCGGTCATGCTGGTCGGCGGCTTCGCGCTGATCGACTCCCAGTGGGAATACGTGGTCGACGATCTTGCCGCGAAGTATACTGTCGTCAACTGGGCCTTCCGGGGCAGCGGCAAGTCGGACTGGACGATGGCGTGCCCGCCCACGGTCGATCAGTACGCCGAGGACATGCGCATCGTCATGGACGCGGCGGGGATCGAGAAGACGGCGATCTGGGCCACCTCCACCGGCGCGCCCGTGGCGCTGCGCTTCGCCGCCAAGTACCCCGAGCGCGTCACCGCGCTCTGCACCTACCCGTGGTTCAAGAGCGACGACACCTGGCGCGGAATCATGGATGCAGCCTATTATGTGGGCAGGAACTTCGGCGTCGATCACATGTCGCGCCTGTTCGCGGGCGCGGTGTTCCCGGCGGACCTGCTCTACGAGCCGGGCGGCATCGCCTACGAGGTCTGGGCCAAGAAACGCTACATCGAGAACGTCAATCCGAACACGCTGAAATGGGTGATCGAGGCTTACAAGGAAGTCGACCTGACGGGCGACGTGAAGCGCCTCGAATGCCCGACGATGCTGCTGATGGGCAACGATTCCGCCCAGAACACGCGCGAGGAGATGAAGGAGGTGTCCTACGACTACCTCGTCGGCAGCTTCCTCGAACTCAAGCCCGACTGCGAGGTGGCGACCATCGAGAACGCCGGTTCGACCTATTGCATGATTACCAGCGCCGACAAGTGCAGCGCCGCGGCCATCGAATTCTTCGACCGCGTCGTTCCTCGCTGA
- a CDS encoding SDR family NAD(P)-dependent oxidoreductase, whose translation MNAASVAPSSVAPSSVAIVTGAASGIGHAISLALADAGYRVALVDFDAEGLERVAAERKAFAPFLCDITGIEALPGLVTEIAQSLGAPFVLVNNAAKGGGGAIADVTPDAFDGVFAVSVRASFFLTRAVVPLMTGGGRIINVSSLIGARGAAANSHYAGAKAAMIGFTRAWAQEFAGQGVTVNAILPALTDTPMTRAAMSEADIAARAAAIPMGRLALPRDCADLAVFLASEQARFLTGQVLSPNGAEFTGAL comes from the coding sequence ATGAACGCCGCGTCCGTAGCCCCAAGTTCCGTCGCCCCAAGTTCCGTCGCCATCGTCACCGGAGCCGCCAGCGGAATAGGCCACGCCATCAGTCTGGCGCTTGCCGATGCAGGCTATCGCGTGGCGCTGGTGGACTTCGATGCCGAGGGGTTGGAGCGCGTGGCGGCTGAGCGCAAAGCCTTCGCCCCATTCCTTTGCGACATCACCGGGATCGAGGCGCTGCCCGGCCTAGTCACGGAGATCGCGCAGAGCCTCGGCGCGCCCTTCGTCCTCGTCAACAATGCCGCGAAAGGCGGGGGCGGCGCGATCGCCGACGTGACACCCGATGCATTCGACGGCGTGTTCGCGGTGTCGGTGCGGGCCAGCTTCTTCCTGACGCGCGCGGTCGTGCCGCTGATGACCGGGGGCGGGCGGATCATCAACGTGTCGTCGCTGATCGGCGCGCGCGGGGCGGCGGCCAATTCTCACTACGCCGGGGCCAAGGCCGCGATGATCGGCTTCACCCGCGCCTGGGCGCAGGAGTTCGCGGGGCAGGGGGTGACCGTCAACGCCATCCTCCCGGCGCTTACCGACACGCCGATGACGCGCGCGGCGATGAGCGAGGCGGACATCGCGGCGCGGGCGGCTGCGATCCCGATGGGGCGGCTTGCCTTGCCTCGGGACTGTGCGGATCTGGCGGTGTTCCTTGCCTCCGAGCAGGCACGGTTCCTTACCGGGCAGGTGCTGAGCCCAAATGGGGCGGAGTTTACCGGGGCACTTTGA
- a CDS encoding zinc-dependent alcohol dehydrogenase encodes MRAALLFGREDMRVVDILRPAPGPDEALVRVVAYAPYGTDIGHYTNRGGRYARAYPYGVGADFSGIVEAVGSEVTHVRPGDRVTALALNHCGKCAWCVKGVTNLCLDAEAISRARQACCQQFTIVAANKLALMPDAVSFEQGAMLAGVVVALNGFELMEVDPARPLVVIGVGAMGLAVIATAAAMGIGTIALGGTGGRVDYARALGARVLPLESYGTMVTSEALAISPNGFDQIIETTCSDWGLKQAVEVAGRLATIGVTGGGALPDCVWDIVLRQLRLVGISCGHHQQQALDLMASGKLKLDTTISRRFTLDQAPEAFALLAGREAADIGRVIIEIGAA; translated from the coding sequence ATGCGAGCAGCGCTTCTTTTCGGGCGTGAGGACATGCGGGTCGTCGATATCCTGCGCCCCGCTCCCGGGCCGGACGAAGCCTTGGTCAGAGTGGTCGCCTATGCCCCCTATGGAACCGACATCGGCCACTACACCAATCGCGGCGGGCGCTATGCGCGGGCTTATCCTTACGGTGTCGGCGCGGATTTCTCCGGCATCGTCGAGGCGGTCGGCAGCGAAGTGACGCACGTCAGGCCGGGAGACCGCGTGACGGCGCTGGCGCTAAACCATTGCGGCAAGTGTGCATGGTGCGTGAAGGGCGTGACCAACCTTTGCCTCGATGCAGAGGCGATTTCCCGTGCGCGTCAGGCGTGCTGCCAGCAATTCACGATCGTTGCCGCCAACAAGCTGGCACTGATGCCGGACGCCGTGAGCTTCGAACAGGGCGCGATGCTGGCCGGGGTCGTCGTCGCGCTCAACGGGTTCGAACTGATGGAGGTCGATCCGGCCAGGCCGCTGGTCGTCATCGGTGTCGGTGCGATGGGCCTTGCGGTGATCGCTACCGCTGCGGCCATGGGCATCGGGACGATCGCGCTCGGCGGCACCGGCGGCCGCGTGGACTATGCCCGGGCGCTTGGTGCGCGGGTTCTGCCGCTCGAAAGCTATGGGACCATGGTGACGAGTGAAGCCCTTGCGATTTCCCCTAACGGCTTCGACCAGATCATCGAGACGACCTGCTCCGACTGGGGCTTGAAGCAGGCTGTGGAAGTCGCCGGGCGGCTCGCGACTATCGGTGTGACCGGTGGCGGTGCGCTCCCGGACTGTGTCTGGGATATCGTGCTGCGGCAGTTGCGGCTTGTCGGGATCAGTTGCGGGCATCACCAGCAGCAGGCGCTGGACCTGATGGCGAGCGGCAAGCTGAAGCTCGATACGACGATATCGCGCCGGTTCACGCTGGATCAGGCGCCTGAAGCCTTCGCCCTTCTTGCGGGGCGCGAGGCGGCCGACATCGGGCGTGTCATCATCGAGATCGGAGCGGCCTGA
- a CDS encoding acetoacetate decarboxylase family protein, which produces MELQEGTATAADTITTDEAPTSAPKHVIPPSLKITPDAPTYVPTGFAARREGWTAPFLSSPVNEPPHPMEMSRSIMVEFEPDPEAARAAVPDPLVWEEGTTAVAIIGDNRQMPTSQKFQEGMILLQVRFGDMVGTYVPYIWTSTDEALIAARDVSGRPKTICEHNELEIMGSLVKAKIVRRGETLVRASVTLEHPAEMKELPFSRDWLSVRKIQMPEEGRPALKQVIHHATGQGFKLHSMWRGRGFVEFPGQSFSAVHELKPRRIGRAWMIEMGWMLGWGKILWENWVPATQP; this is translated from the coding sequence ATGGAACTTCAAGAGGGCACGGCCACGGCGGCCGACACGATCACCACCGATGAAGCGCCGACGAGCGCGCCGAAGCATGTGATCCCGCCGTCGCTGAAGATCACGCCCGATGCGCCGACTTACGTGCCGACCGGCTTCGCCGCGCGCCGCGAGGGCTGGACCGCGCCGTTCCTTTCCTCCCCCGTCAACGAGCCGCCGCATCCGATGGAGATGAGCCGCTCGATCATGGTCGAGTTCGAGCCCGATCCTGAAGCCGCCCGCGCCGCCGTGCCCGACCCGCTGGTCTGGGAGGAAGGCACCACTGCGGTCGCCATCATCGGCGACAACCGCCAGATGCCGACCTCGCAGAAGTTCCAGGAAGGCATGATCCTGCTGCAGGTGCGCTTCGGCGACATGGTCGGCACTTACGTGCCCTATATCTGGACCTCGACCGACGAGGCGCTGATCGCCGCGCGCGACGTCTCGGGCCGTCCCAAGACGATCTGCGAGCACAACGAACTGGAGATCATGGGCAGTCTGGTGAAGGCCAAGATCGTGCGCCGCGGCGAGACGCTGGTGCGCGCCTCGGTCACGCTGGAGCACCCCGCCGAGATGAAGGAACTGCCGTTTTCACGCGACTGGCTCTCGGTCCGCAAGATCCAGATGCCGGAAGAGGGCCGTCCGGCGCTCAAGCAGGTGATCCATCATGCGACGGGGCAGGGCTTCAAGCTGCATTCGATGTGGCGCGGGCGCGGCTTCGTGGAGTTTCCGGGGCAGTCGTTCTCGGCCGTCCACGAACTCAAGCCGCGCCGGATCGGCCGCGCGTGGATGATCGAGATGGGCTGGATGCTCGGGTGGGGCAAGATCCTGTGGGAGAACTGGGTGCCCGCGACGCAGCCCTGA
- a CDS encoding LysR family transcriptional regulator, translated as MNFQHLRHFVVTADTGNMLKAAETLHISQSGLSRSIGALENLLGLPLFERSAKGVEMTAFGRQFYPHARLMLNEYNRSMDELKTYQNLKGGSLRLGINNSFAYVLIPSVVAELVRRWPGIHVDIASDNYAALVADLTHGNIDIAFSLFTEGSRHDQLDYETLFEIRTRVFAREDHPLRDKADIGPEELASSDWGLINGASAQAAFESFFTGNDLKVPQIAMQCSSVALLASVVAQSDLLTILPEELVQQTRGFAIEPLNFDFSFGVAQVGLVRRRGSFDSPIAERFSRLLRRDAEKLALPADAVA; from the coding sequence ATGAACTTCCAGCATCTGCGCCACTTCGTCGTCACTGCCGACACGGGCAACATGCTCAAGGCAGCCGAGACGCTTCACATCAGCCAGTCGGGCCTTTCGCGCAGCATTGGCGCGCTGGAGAACCTGCTCGGGCTGCCGCTGTTCGAACGCAGCGCCAAGGGGGTGGAGATGACCGCCTTCGGACGCCAGTTCTATCCCCACGCGCGGTTGATGCTCAACGAGTACAACCGCTCGATGGACGAGTTGAAGACGTACCAGAACCTCAAGGGCGGCTCGCTGCGGCTCGGCATCAACAACAGCTTCGCCTACGTCCTGATCCCGAGCGTGGTTGCCGAACTGGTGCGCCGCTGGCCGGGCATCCACGTCGATATCGCCAGCGACAACTACGCCGCGCTCGTCGCCGATCTGACGCACGGCAACATCGACATCGCCTTCTCGCTCTTCACCGAGGGCAGCAGGCACGATCAACTCGACTACGAGACGCTGTTCGAGATCCGCACCCGCGTCTTCGCGCGCGAGGATCATCCCCTGCGCGACAAGGCCGACATCGGGCCGGAGGAACTGGCGTCGAGCGACTGGGGCCTCATCAACGGGGCATCGGCGCAGGCGGCCTTCGAAAGCTTCTTCACCGGCAACGACCTGAAGGTGCCGCAGATCGCCATGCAGTGTTCCTCGGTGGCGCTGCTGGCCTCGGTCGTGGCGCAGTCGGACCTGCTGACGATCCTGCCCGAAGAACTGGTCCAGCAGACGCGCGGCTTCGCCATCGAGCCGTTGAACTTCGATTTCAGTTTCGGCGTGGCGCAGGTCGGGCTGGTGCGGCGGCGGGGCAGCTTCGATTCCCCGATTGCCGAGCGGTTCTCGCGTCTGCTGCGGCGCGATGCGGAGAAGCTCGCGCTGCCGGCGGACGCGGTGGCATGA
- a CDS encoding SDR family NAD(P)-dependent oxidoreductase, protein MGKLEGRVAIVTGGGRGIGRATAELFAREGAKVVVATRTREPGEETVEAIRAAGGEAYLDVLDMGDREAVRAMVARAVGTFGQLDIMLHNAAYIPFGAIGELSDADLDKVFDVGLKACFWLAADALPHLEKSAHARILITSSLAGTRRNFVNLVHYGALKAGVNGFIRGAALELARKGINVSGIEPGLVLGHALRESASDEALDAMASVIPIPRVGMPEEIAQGFLYLASDDARYVTGQTIAIDGGISVGRLDNLKFDRLP, encoded by the coding sequence ATGGGCAAGCTGGAGGGCCGCGTCGCCATCGTCACCGGTGGCGGGCGCGGCATCGGCAGGGCGACGGCGGAACTCTTCGCGCGGGAAGGCGCGAAAGTGGTCGTCGCCACCCGCACCCGCGAGCCGGGCGAGGAGACGGTCGAGGCCATCCGCGCCGCCGGGGGCGAGGCGTACCTCGACGTCCTCGACATGGGCGACCGCGAGGCGGTGCGGGCGATGGTGGCGCGGGCAGTCGGGACGTTCGGGCAACTCGACATCATGCTGCACAACGCCGCCTACATCCCCTTCGGGGCCATCGGCGAACTGTCCGACGCCGATCTCGACAAGGTGTTCGATGTCGGCCTCAAGGCCTGTTTCTGGCTTGCCGCCGATGCGCTGCCGCATCTGGAGAAGAGCGCCCACGCACGCATCCTCATCACCTCCTCGCTGGCGGGAACGCGGCGCAATTTCGTGAACCTCGTCCACTACGGCGCGCTCAAGGCGGGGGTGAACGGCTTCATCCGGGGCGCGGCGCTGGAACTGGCGCGCAAGGGCATCAATGTGTCCGGCATCGAGCCGGGGCTGGTGCTCGGCCACGCCCTGCGCGAAAGCGCATCGGACGAGGCGCTCGACGCCATGGCGTCCGTCATCCCGATCCCGCGCGTGGGAATGCCCGAGGAGATCGCGCAGGGTTTCCTCTATCTCGCGTCGGACGATGCGCGCTATGTCACCGGGCAGACCATCGCCATCGACGGCGGCATCTCCGTGGGCCGTCTCGACAACCTGAAGTTCGACCGCCTGCCATGA
- a CDS encoding SDR family NAD(P)-dependent oxidoreductase, with product MPSICLVIDGGSPFADTTSTVLSPLFDRVLRTGVGMPDLPELALDLDDDASWNRMSDALLRRYGALDALVFCAPPVDVPGGQVIARQWFALREMLRLLPEGERGVFLSQHLAPDDASPARAAAIEGQRIGMGAAVIDGIAMGRRPRANRLVLDEKAAPSAVAETVRFLCDARSAFLCGAEVALDATLSEGDSRLDGRTILITGATSGLGRAAAVLAGKLGAFVAIGGRKAPLAEETLAMVREAGGDGMVVPLDVTDASAWARGIESVVAARGALHGLVNNAGESVNRRLDQLTGDDLGFLLAVNYTGTVLGMDAALGALRASGGGSIVNVSSVAGIRGGPGAAAYSTTKAAVIGESLSRARALAGDTTRIRVNALQPGLIWSDSVADSLGEAGAQAFRARIEPQTPLGRVTTPEEVAEPLCWLLSEAAAPVTGQAIHVSGGLELNFP from the coding sequence ATGCCTTCAATCTGCCTGGTGATCGACGGCGGCTCCCCCTTCGCCGACACAACTTCGACTGTCCTCTCCCCCCTGTTCGACCGGGTTCTGCGCACCGGCGTCGGAATGCCGGACCTACCGGAACTCGCGCTGGACCTCGATGACGATGCGTCATGGAACAGGATGAGCGACGCGCTGTTGCGGCGCTATGGCGCTCTTGATGCACTCGTGTTCTGCGCGCCGCCTGTCGATGTGCCCGGCGGTCAGGTGATTGCCCGCCAGTGGTTCGCCCTGCGCGAAATGCTGCGCCTTCTCCCGGAGGGTGAGCGCGGCGTGTTCCTGAGCCAGCATCTCGCCCCGGATGATGCCAGCCCGGCACGCGCAGCCGCCATCGAAGGACAGCGCATCGGCATGGGCGCGGCAGTGATCGACGGCATCGCGATGGGCCGCCGTCCACGCGCCAACCGGCTCGTGCTCGACGAGAAGGCTGCCCCGTCCGCCGTCGCAGAAACCGTGCGCTTTCTGTGCGATGCTCGCTCCGCGTTCCTGTGCGGCGCGGAAGTAGCGCTCGATGCGACCCTCAGCGAGGGTGATTCCAGGCTGGATGGTCGGACCATCCTGATAACCGGCGCAACGTCTGGCCTCGGGCGCGCAGCGGCGGTTCTGGCGGGCAAACTCGGCGCTTTCGTGGCCATCGGGGGACGCAAGGCTCCGCTAGCAGAGGAAACGCTGGCCATGGTCCGTGAAGCCGGCGGCGACGGCATGGTGGTCCCGCTGGATGTCACCGACGCCTCGGCATGGGCACGGGGGATCGAGAGCGTCGTCGCTGCGCGTGGGGCCCTGCACGGGCTCGTCAACAACGCCGGGGAATCGGTCAATCGACGGCTCGACCAGCTTACCGGCGACGATCTCGGCTTCCTGCTGGCAGTCAACTACACCGGCACCGTTCTCGGCATGGATGCCGCGTTGGGGGCGTTACGCGCATCGGGTGGCGGCTCGATCGTCAACGTCAGCTCTGTCGCGGGTATTCGCGGTGGTCCGGGAGCCGCCGCCTATTCCACTACCAAGGCGGCGGTCATCGGCGAGAGCCTGTCCCGGGCCCGCGCGCTTGCCGGAGATACCACCCGCATTCGCGTCAATGCCTTGCAGCCGGGCCTGATCTGGAGCGACAGCGTGGCGGATTCGCTCGGCGAGGCGGGAGCGCAGGCGTTCCGGGCCCGGATCGAGCCGCAGACCCCGCTGGGCCGCGTGACGACGCCGGAGGAGGTTGCCGAACCGCTCTGCTGGCTGCTCAGCGAGGCCGCCGCTCCGGTGACCGGCCAAGCGATCCACGTATCAGGCGGGCTCGAACTCAACTTCCCCTGA
- a CDS encoding MFS transporter produces MRPLIPVGPRYGWVVAGTLTVLLAVSHGLLSTGISVFDAAILADLHISRAALKLRDVVQLFTGGLWAMAIGFAADRLGPRVVIYAGLVALGTALLGYGYVTDVRQIYALHLLLAFAYSSCHVVVVLLVLTRWFAQRRSTALGIILAGESLGGSILPPIIARLIGDAGWREAMHLLALMPLALAVTLLLLLRGRPENYGQIPIGGVARTALEAPVAAGMTMRDYLRSGEVWLVLAIGATLFYAGGGVAAHSYLYFSDRGFDPAWAATSLSLIFAGAFLGKSSSGYLSERWPGLTVWAAFQATMLVGVACLTIATPLSIWPGVALFGLGWGGSYTLTQAAIMERFKGPYLGRLSGLIVLVEGIAAGLGSYMGGLLHDMTGSYTTAYLAMTASVAVALMLTRLLSRSVRPLRSR; encoded by the coding sequence ATGCGGCCCCTGATCCCGGTCGGCCCGCGCTACGGCTGGGTCGTCGCAGGGACGTTGACGGTACTGCTGGCGGTAAGCCACGGCCTGCTCAGCACCGGAATATCGGTGTTCGACGCGGCTATCCTCGCGGACCTCCATATCTCGCGCGCGGCGCTGAAACTGCGCGATGTGGTACAACTGTTTACCGGCGGATTGTGGGCGATGGCCATAGGCTTTGCCGCCGATCGGCTCGGCCCGCGCGTGGTGATCTATGCGGGGCTCGTTGCCCTGGGCACGGCGCTGCTGGGCTATGGCTACGTCACCGACGTGCGCCAGATCTACGCGCTGCACCTGCTGCTCGCCTTCGCCTATTCCTCATGCCACGTCGTCGTCGTGCTCCTCGTCCTGACCCGATGGTTTGCCCAGCGCCGCTCGACCGCGCTCGGCATCATTCTCGCCGGAGAGAGCCTTGGCGGCTCGATCCTGCCACCGATCATCGCACGCCTGATCGGAGACGCAGGTTGGCGTGAGGCGATGCACCTGCTGGCCCTAATGCCGCTCGCGCTTGCCGTGACGCTGCTGTTGCTTTTGCGTGGCAGACCGGAGAACTACGGGCAAATCCCGATAGGCGGCGTGGCACGGACCGCCCTCGAAGCGCCTGTTGCCGCCGGCATGACCATGCGCGACTACCTGCGGTCAGGTGAAGTCTGGCTGGTGCTCGCCATCGGCGCGACGCTGTTCTACGCGGGCGGCGGCGTCGCGGCGCATAGTTACCTCTATTTCAGCGACCGGGGCTTCGATCCGGCATGGGCCGCGACCAGCCTCAGCCTGATCTTTGCGGGAGCGTTCCTCGGCAAGTCGAGCAGCGGCTATCTGTCCGAGCGTTGGCCCGGCCTGACCGTATGGGCGGCGTTCCAGGCCACCATGCTGGTGGGCGTAGCCTGCCTCACCATCGCCACGCCGCTCAGCATCTGGCCCGGCGTGGCGCTGTTCGGGCTGGGCTGGGGCGGCAGCTACACGCTGACGCAGGCCGCCATCATGGAGCGCTTCAAGGGGCCGTACCTCGGCCGCCTGTCCGGTCTCATCGTGCTGGTTGAAGGGATTGCCGCCGGTCTCGGCTCGTACATGGGTGGGCTGTTGCACGACATGACCGGCAGCTACACCACCGCCTACCTCGCGATGACCGCGAGCGTGGCGGTGGCGCTCATGCTCACCAGACTGCTGAGCCGAAGCGTCAGGCCGCTCCGATCTCGATGA
- a CDS encoding cupin domain-containing protein, giving the protein MREAVPFLDTNAMEWAPGDLHGQYTKMLSCDPETGARTALQRIDPSSGYAAPPKPHYHSGDEEIFGVGGRFSFDGENWLGRWSYCFHPTRTVHGFKSEVAEESFFISKIKTHLDFSFSEEYRDLAPFNLDGIEPERGVSVIGDPMQQEWEDVAGPDGETVLRRLILSRHPVTGEGAMLVQFLPGFVSAHGPHTHSCDEEVFVMEGAVETADGLVYSAGCYSYRPAGVVLAPLSSSQGAICYVLHTGELDFLPA; this is encoded by the coding sequence ATGCGTGAAGCCGTACCCTTTCTCGACACCAACGCCATGGAGTGGGCGCCCGGCGACCTGCATGGTCAGTATACAAAGATGCTGAGCTGCGACCCCGAAACCGGCGCGCGCACCGCCCTCCAGCGGATCGATCCGTCGTCGGGTTATGCCGCGCCGCCCAAGCCGCATTACCACTCTGGCGACGAGGAGATCTTCGGCGTCGGCGGCAGGTTCTCGTTCGACGGCGAGAACTGGCTGGGCCGCTGGTCCTACTGCTTCCACCCGACGCGCACGGTCCACGGCTTCAAGTCGGAAGTAGCGGAAGAGAGCTTCTTCATCTCGAAGATCAAGACGCACCTCGATTTCAGCTTCAGCGAGGAATATCGCGACCTCGCCCCGTTCAACCTCGACGGCATCGAGCCCGAGCGCGGCGTCAGCGTGATCGGCGACCCGATGCAGCAGGAGTGGGAGGACGTCGCCGGACCGGACGGCGAGACGGTGCTGCGCCGCCTTATCCTCTCGCGCCACCCCGTCACCGGCGAGGGCGCGATGCTGGTGCAGTTCCTGCCCGGCTTCGTCTCCGCGCACGGTCCGCACACCCATTCCTGCGATGAGGAAGTCTTCGTCATGGAAGGTGCCGTCGAGACCGCCGATGGGCTCGTCTACAGCGCCGGCTGCTACTCGTACAGGCCTGCAGGTGTCGTTCTGGCACCTCTCAGTAGCTCTCAGGGCGCCATCTGTTACGTCCTCCACACCGGTGAACTGGACTTCCTGCCCGCATGA
- a CDS encoding cupin domain-containing protein, with product MTDFRTVRADDVPWQPIGTHGLMCKTLAFDESTGGMLNYLNIPKDWRGGGVAHFHEAFEEVYILEGSVTLGAGRWFVEGDYFYRPGRVVHGHAEEAREGCRALVRSNGPLTLNLVHEPAEPDEYPLEQTDPRGHLLQMPVENVAWSKLDGFPSGWDMRLLSRDPVSGALTAMAQIPAGWESKASAGHKAPWSLYVLDGAIVMQGENLGTGDFADGAAGSGPTGPASSPEGATLFLWFDALDG from the coding sequence ATGACCGACTTCCGAACAGTTCGCGCCGACGACGTGCCGTGGCAGCCGATCGGCACGCACGGCCTCATGTGCAAGACGCTCGCCTTCGACGAGAGCACCGGCGGGATGCTCAACTACCTGAACATCCCGAAGGACTGGCGCGGCGGCGGTGTCGCGCATTTCCACGAGGCGTTCGAGGAGGTCTACATCCTCGAAGGCTCGGTGACGCTGGGTGCGGGGCGCTGGTTCGTCGAGGGCGACTATTTCTATCGTCCGGGCCGCGTCGTGCATGGTCATGCAGAGGAAGCCCGCGAGGGCTGTCGCGCGCTGGTTCGATCGAACGGCCCGCTGACGCTGAACCTCGTCCACGAACCGGCAGAACCCGATGAATACCCTTTGGAGCAGACCGACCCGCGCGGGCATCTGCTCCAGATGCCGGTCGAGAATGTGGCATGGAGCAAGCTCGATGGTTTTCCGAGCGGATGGGACATGCGACTGCTGAGCCGCGATCCGGTAAGCGGCGCGCTGACCGCGATGGCGCAGATTCCCGCAGGCTGGGAAAGCAAAGCGTCCGCCGGACATAAGGCCCCCTGGTCGCTGTACGTGCTGGACGGAGCGATCGTCATGCAGGGGGAGAACCTCGGTACGGGCGACTTTGCCGATGGCGCAGCAGGCTCCGGGCCGACCGGACCGGCCTCAAGCCCGGAGGGAGCGACCCTCTTCCTGTGGTTCGACGCGCTCGATGGATGA
- a CDS encoding SDR family NAD(P)-dependent oxidoreductase, producing the protein MSTPLRTAVVTGAAKGIGAAAALALSRSGYHVAASDIDGEGLKRTRKVVEAAGGSIAVASLDVRHTDAVASYAAGFGQVDLLVSNAGFASVAFLEELDDAHWQAVTDLNLTSHMRLARAFAPGMKAQKSGRIVCLGSIAGHTYGWPGRLAYSASKAGVTGLVRTLAMELGPHGITVNGVAPAGLHAAAEQIPLRRVGTPEDIADFIVMLGSDGARFMTGQMLSVDGGMSVSL; encoded by the coding sequence ATGAGCACGCCGCTGCGCACCGCCGTCGTCACCGGCGCGGCGAAGGGGATCGGGGCGGCGGCAGCCCTGGCCTTGAGCCGTTCCGGCTACCATGTGGCCGCCAGCGACATCGACGGGGAGGGGCTGAAACGCACACGAAAGGTGGTGGAGGCCGCGGGCGGTTCCATCGCTGTTGCCTCGCTGGACGTGCGCCATACCGACGCTGTTGCATCCTACGCAGCGGGTTTCGGGCAGGTCGATCTCCTCGTCAGCAACGCCGGTTTCGCGTCGGTCGCCTTCCTTGAAGAACTCGACGATGCCCACTGGCAGGCGGTGACGGACCTCAATCTCACCAGCCACATGCGCCTAGCCCGCGCCTTCGCACCGGGCATGAAAGCGCAGAAAAGCGGGCGTATCGTGTGCCTCGGCTCCATCGCGGGCCACACTTACGGCTGGCCCGGACGCCTCGCCTACTCCGCTTCCAAGGCGGGCGTCACCGGCCTCGTCCGCACCCTCGCGATGGAACTGGGGCCTCACGGCATCACCGTAAACGGCGTTGCACCCGCCGGTCTCCACGCCGCCGCCGAACAGATCCCGCTCCGCCGCGTCGGCACGCCCGAGGACATCGCCGACTTCATCGTGATGCTCGGCTCCGACGGTGCGCGGTTCATGACCGGGCAGATGCTGTCGGTCGACGGCGGCATGAGCGTCTCGCTTTGA